Proteins from a genomic interval of Neisseria arctica:
- the earP gene encoding elongation factor P maturation arginine rhamnosyltransferase EarP, translating to MSLIPSAQPVCWLFCNVIDNYGDIGVAWRLAQGLTHELGWQVYLWLDDETALRTLCPTLPSLPCQYENIRIQKWQPAIHAEGLTNTPPPTVAIETFACDLPPEVCQIIRKHNALWLNWEYLSAEESNERLHGLSSLQTDGRQKYFWFMGFSEKSGGLLREKNYAESKYMVADNMRRQLLLPVKKTPEWLWFGYKSEVWAKWLDTLRYLSSPVTLLLAGNQIIESLKESKHIPQNALQYDGDTFQMASVTLVKIPFIPQKDFDHLLHMVDSAIVRGEDSFVRAQFSGKPFLWHIYPQQENIHLDKLSAFWQRAYAYYPTDIIHAHNALSDELNGARQLNNTQRLAAWQELIGQMPRWHVATSAWQQTLFKQPSAFEKLAKFAEDKLK from the coding sequence ATGTCCCTAATACCTTCCGCCCAACCCGTATGCTGGCTGTTTTGCAACGTAATCGACAATTATGGTGACATCGGCGTTGCTTGGCGGCTCGCCCAAGGCCTGACGCACGAACTTGGCTGGCAGGTTTATCTTTGGTTGGATGATGAAACAGCCCTGCGCACACTCTGCCCTACTTTGCCTTCTTTACCTTGCCAATATGAAAATATCCGTATCCAGAAATGGCAGCCGGCCATTCATGCCGAAGGTCTTACCAATACCCCACCGCCTACTGTAGCCATCGAAACATTCGCTTGTGATTTACCACCCGAGGTTTGCCAAATTATCCGGAAACATAATGCGTTATGGTTGAATTGGGAGTATTTGAGTGCGGAGGAAAGTAACGAACGCTTGCACGGCCTTTCTTCGCTACAAACCGACGGCAGACAAAAATACTTCTGGTTTATGGGCTTTAGTGAAAAAAGCGGTGGCCTATTACGCGAAAAGAATTATGCCGAATCCAAATACATGGTAGCCGACAATATGCGCCGCCAACTCCTTTTGCCTGTTAAAAAAACACCCGAATGGCTTTGGTTCGGCTATAAAAGCGAAGTGTGGGCCAAATGGCTGGATACGCTCAGATATCTTTCCAGCCCTGTCACCCTATTGCTGGCCGGCAACCAAATCATTGAAAGCCTTAAAGAAAGCAAACACATACCTCAAAACGCTCTGCAATACGACGGCGATACATTTCAGATGGCCTCTGTAACATTGGTCAAAATCCCCTTTATTCCGCAAAAAGATTTCGACCATTTACTGCACATGGTAGACAGTGCGATCGTACGCGGGGAAGACAGCTTCGTACGAGCACAATTTTCCGGCAAGCCTTTTTTATGGCATATCTATCCCCAACAGGAAAATATCCATCTCGACAAACTGAGCGCTTTTTGGCAGCGTGCTTACGCCTATTATCCGACCGACATTATCCATGCCCACAATGCTTTGTCAGACGAACTCAACGGCGCGCGCCAGCTAAACAACACACAACGCCTTGCAGCATGGCAAGAGCTGATCGGGCAGATGCCACGATGGCACGTTGCAACATCTGCCTGGCAGCAGACCTTATTCAAGCAACCGAGTGCTTTCGAAAAACTAGCCAAATTTGCAGAAGATAAGCTAAAATAA
- the trhA gene encoding PAQR family membrane homeostasis protein TrhA: MYPGERFNACSHLVGAILAMAGMVLLLVKAAQTQEIYKIISSAVYGTCLIVLYVGSTIYHSTSHPGAKGVLQKFDHCAIYLLIAGSYTPFTLVTLHGVWGWSLFGVSWGLALFGIVQELTISRKSEKRLLSMILYVVMGWLIVVAIYPLIKTLSGAGLFWLVLGGLLYSGGIYWFINDTKIRHGHGIWHMFVLGGSLAQFICVYFYVI, encoded by the coding sequence ATGTATCCAGGTGAGCGTTTTAATGCTTGTAGTCATTTGGTGGGCGCCATATTGGCGATGGCGGGTATGGTGTTGTTATTGGTTAAAGCGGCACAAACTCAAGAGATTTATAAAATTATTAGTTCGGCGGTTTACGGTACATGCTTGATTGTGCTGTATGTGGGCTCGACTATTTATCATAGTACCAGCCATCCCGGGGCAAAAGGAGTATTGCAGAAATTTGACCATTGTGCGATTTATTTGCTGATTGCAGGCAGTTATACGCCTTTTACCTTGGTGACGTTACATGGAGTGTGGGGGTGGTCTTTATTCGGCGTATCCTGGGGATTGGCGTTATTTGGAATTGTTCAGGAATTGACCATTAGTAGAAAAAGTGAAAAGCGTCTGCTTTCGATGATTCTCTATGTGGTAATGGGGTGGCTGATTGTAGTGGCGATTTATCCGTTGATTAAGACATTGTCGGGAGCCGGATTATTCTGGTTGGTATTGGGTGGATTGCTTTATAGTGGTGGTATTTATTGGTTTATCAACGATACTAAAATCCGCCATGGGCACGGTATTTGGCATATGTTTGTGCTAGGCGGCAGTTTAGCACAGTTTATTTGTGTATATTTTTATGTGATATAG
- the efp gene encoding elongation factor P has product MKTAQELRSGNVFMVGNDPMVVQKTEYIKGGRSSAKVSMKLKNLLTGAATETIYKADDKFDVVILARKNCTYSYFADPMYVFMDEEFNQYEIEAENIGDNLKFIVDGMEDVCEVTFYEGNPISVELPTIIVREVEYTEPAVKGDTSGKVMKTARLVGGTEIQVMSYIENGDKVEIDTRTGEFRKRA; this is encoded by the coding sequence ATGAAAACCGCACAAGAATTACGCTCTGGTAACGTATTTATGGTCGGCAACGATCCGATGGTGGTTCAAAAAACCGAATACATCAAAGGCGGCCGCAGCTCTGCCAAAGTCAGCATGAAGCTGAAAAACCTACTGACCGGTGCCGCCACCGAAACCATCTACAAAGCCGATGACAAATTCGACGTTGTTATTTTGGCACGCAAAAACTGTACTTACAGCTACTTTGCCGATCCTATGTATGTATTTATGGATGAAGAATTCAACCAATACGAAATCGAAGCCGAAAACATCGGTGACAATCTGAAATTTATCGTAGACGGCATGGAAGACGTATGCGAAGTAACCTTCTACGAAGGTAACCCGATTTCTGTAGAATTGCCCACCATTATCGTTCGCGAAGTAGAATACACCGAGCCTGCCGTTAAAGGTGATACCTCAGGTAAAGTGATGAAAACCGCACGTTTGGTCGGCGGCACCGAAATCCAAGTAATGTCTTACATTGAAAACGGCGACAAAGTAGAAATCGACACCCGTACCGGTGAATTCCGAAAACGCGCTTAA
- a CDS encoding IS1595 family transposase, whose translation MKITHCKLSKKVQKKLLEFFALEVTARSAANLLDINPNSAALFYRKIRQVIAYHLELQADEIFDGSIELDESYFGGQRKGKRGRGAAGKVAVFGILKRQGKVYTVVVKNTKQDTLLPVIKRKIMPDSIVYTDYYKSYDVLDVSEFTHHRINHSELFVDRQNHINGIENFWNQAKRVLRKYNGIDRKSFPLFLKECEFRFNFGTPKEQLKILRIWCDI comes from the coding sequence ATGAAGATAACACACTGTAAACTATCTAAAAAAGTACAAAAAAAGTTGCTTGAATTTTTTGCACTTGAGGTAACCGCCCGTTCTGCTGCCAATTTATTGGATATTAACCCCAATTCAGCAGCTCTGTTTTACCGTAAAATTCGCCAAGTCATTGCCTATCATTTAGAGCTTCAAGCTGATGAAATCTTTGATGGTTCAATCGAGCTTGATGAGAGTTATTTTGGTGGACAACGAAAAGGCAAACGCGGTCGCGGAGCGGCTGGGAAAGTAGCGGTATTTGGTATTTTGAAACGTCAAGGCAAGGTTTATACTGTTGTCGTTAAAAATACCAAACAAGATACTTTACTACCTGTTATTAAACGAAAAATAATGCCTGATAGCATTGTTTATACGGACTATTACAAAAGCTATGATGTGCTAGATGTGAGTGAATTTACGCATCACAGAATCAATCATTCAGAGCTTTTTGTCGACCGTCAAAACCATATCAACGGTATTGAAAACTTCTGGAATCAGGCAAAGCGCGTTCTACGAAAGTACAATGGAATTGACCGAAAATCTTTCCCTTTATTCTTGAAAGAATGCGAATTTCGTTTTAACTTTGGTACACCAAAAGAGCAACTTAAAATCTTGCGAATTTGGTGTGATATTTAA
- a CDS encoding STAS/SEC14 domain-containing protein, translating into MISIREQSYGLNVALYNEFTLEDFHEFENAALKCAERIHRPDMLMDLSMLKDFTVDMAIEQLRFMRDHENDFGRIAVVVDDVWIKLGTRLSSLITQSHPKYFDDAAEAQKWLMEARS; encoded by the coding sequence ATGATTTCAATTAGAGAACAGTCATACGGTTTGAATGTGGCTTTATATAATGAATTTACCTTAGAAGATTTTCATGAATTTGAAAATGCGGCATTGAAATGTGCTGAACGAATCCACCGCCCGGATATGCTGATGGACCTTTCCATGCTGAAAGATTTTACAGTGGATATGGCTATCGAGCAGTTGCGTTTCATGCGTGATCATGAAAATGACTTCGGGCGTATTGCCGTTGTTGTGGATGATGTATGGATTAAGTTAGGTACGCGCTTGTCGAGCTTGATTACCCAAAGTCATCCCAAGTATTTTGATGATGCTGCCGAAGCGCAAAAATGGTTAATGGAGGCACGCTCATAA
- a CDS encoding DMT family transporter, giving the protein MFDIQLKKDPLGSGWMIIAALSFTLMNWWVKEAGNRFEFGSGELVFWRMGFSAFVLGILAKAQGKTFATPHWRAHMRRSVSGTLGMFFIFYAIVHLPLATGVTLSYTSSIFLALLSMLVLREKLSKYKQAMLVLGFLGVMVLLKPSVGSGQEWPALIGLLGGLFAGWAYMEVRELSLLGEPGWRVVFYLSLVGMLMGAVWASVTGWHRVSWQAAPYLIGIGASALVAQLCLTRAYKVGDKLTVAALSYLTVVFSTFVGVWMLGDAIGWQEIFGMVLIVASGLLSSVDYRKFLRKRSG; this is encoded by the coding sequence ATGTTTGATATCCAATTAAAAAAAGATCCGCTCGGTTCAGGCTGGATGATTATTGCGGCTTTAAGTTTTACCTTGATGAACTGGTGGGTAAAAGAGGCAGGTAACCGTTTCGAATTCGGCTCGGGAGAATTGGTTTTTTGGCGTATGGGCTTTTCTGCTTTTGTGCTTGGTATTTTAGCCAAGGCACAAGGTAAAACATTTGCTACGCCGCATTGGCGCGCACATATGAGGCGCAGCGTGTCGGGTACGTTGGGTATGTTTTTTATTTTTTATGCAATAGTACATTTACCGTTGGCTACCGGAGTAACGTTGAGTTATACCTCATCGATATTCTTGGCATTGTTGTCGATGCTGGTATTGCGTGAAAAATTATCCAAATACAAGCAGGCTATGTTGGTATTGGGTTTTTTAGGAGTGATGGTGTTGTTGAAACCTTCCGTAGGCAGTGGTCAGGAATGGCCGGCTCTTATTGGCTTGCTGGGTGGATTGTTTGCCGGCTGGGCTTATATGGAAGTAAGAGAGTTATCGCTATTGGGTGAGCCGGGATGGAGGGTGGTTTTTTATCTGTCTTTGGTGGGTATGCTGATGGGGGCGGTATGGGCTAGTGTGACTGGTTGGCATAGGGTAAGTTGGCAGGCGGCGCCATATTTGATAGGTATTGGCGCTTCGGCATTGGTAGCCCAATTATGTTTGACAAGGGCTTATAAAGTAGGAGACAAGTTGACTGTGGCTGCGCTTTCTTATTTAACTGTTGTGTTTTCTACTTTTGTCGGTGTATGGATGCTGGGTGACGCAATCGGTTGGCAGGAAATATTCGGTATGGTGTTGATTGTGGCTAGCGGTTTGCTCAGTAGTGTAGATTACCGAAAATTTTTGCGTAAACGAAGTGGGTAA
- a CDS encoding nucleobase:cation symporter-2 family protein, with the protein MAASVSESSKVHPVDERLPNGKLFALGLQHVLVMYAGAVAVPLIVGRALQLTPHEVAVLISADLFCCGIVTLIQAAGATRWFGIKLPVMMGVTFAAVGPMVAMGNANPGHIGAQYIFGSIIGAGILSMLLAPLVSRMLKFFPPVVTGTIITVIGISLMRVGINWIFGNPVGPTAPQIVDPVHAAWLDAATGAVATPLPEGLKLAPTLDNPRYATLQGMGVSAAVMLVILFIVKFTRGFLSNISVLLGIVIGCLIATTLGLMHFDKVGEAPWFDFVTPFQFGMPKFDPIMILTMTLVMIVVMIESTGMFLALGEMTGRKIERDDLTRGLRTDGLGTLIGGIFNAFPYTSFSQNVGLVAVTGVRSRYVCIAGGIILLVLGLLPKMSALVESVPTVVLGGAGIVMFGMVAATGVRILANVDYKNNHYNSLIVAVSIGVGMIPLVAPKYSQWIPHSIHPLIESGIVLASICALVLNVFFNGANGDEKAAIAAAKEADAG; encoded by the coding sequence ATGGCTGCGTCAGTTTCAGAATCAAGTAAAGTTCATCCGGTGGATGAACGCCTACCTAACGGGAAATTATTCGCATTAGGCTTGCAGCATGTGCTGGTGATGTATGCCGGCGCTGTGGCCGTGCCATTAATCGTAGGGCGTGCATTGCAACTTACGCCGCACGAAGTGGCGGTGTTGATTTCGGCCGACCTTTTTTGCTGCGGTATTGTTACCCTGATTCAGGCTGCCGGTGCTACTCGGTGGTTTGGTATTAAATTGCCGGTAATGATGGGCGTAACTTTTGCGGCCGTAGGTCCGATGGTGGCTATGGGTAACGCCAATCCGGGGCATATCGGCGCTCAGTATATTTTCGGTTCGATTATCGGTGCCGGTATTTTGTCGATGCTGTTGGCACCCTTAGTGAGCCGTATGTTGAAATTTTTCCCGCCAGTGGTTACGGGTACGATTATTACCGTTATTGGTATCAGCCTGATGCGTGTGGGCATCAACTGGATTTTTGGTAATCCGGTAGGCCCGACTGCACCGCAAATTGTTGACCCGGTTCATGCGGCTTGGTTGGATGCCGCTACCGGCGCCGTTGCCACGCCTCTGCCGGAAGGTTTGAAGTTGGCACCAACTTTGGATAACCCGCGTTATGCTACTTTGCAGGGCATGGGGGTTTCGGCTGCGGTCATGCTGGTGATCTTGTTTATCGTGAAATTTACCCGCGGATTCTTGTCTAATATCTCGGTATTGTTGGGTATTGTTATCGGCTGTTTGATTGCTACTACGTTGGGTTTGATGCACTTCGACAAAGTAGGTGAAGCGCCTTGGTTTGACTTTGTTACGCCTTTCCAGTTCGGCATGCCTAAATTCGACCCGATCATGATTTTAACCATGACGCTGGTTATGATTGTGGTGATGATTGAATCTACTGGTATGTTTTTGGCTTTGGGTGAAATGACTGGACGGAAAATCGAGCGAGACGATCTTACTCGCGGTTTGCGTACCGATGGCTTAGGTACATTGATTGGCGGTATTTTCAATGCGTTTCCTTATACCAGCTTTTCACAAAATGTGGGCTTGGTAGCGGTTACCGGAGTACGCAGCCGCTATGTATGTATTGCCGGCGGTATCATTCTGCTGGTGTTGGGGCTGCTGCCGAAGATGAGTGCTTTGGTTGAATCGGTACCTACTGTAGTTTTGGGGGGAGCCGGTATTGTCATGTTTGGTATGGTGGCTGCTACCGGTGTGCGGATTTTGGCAAATGTGGATTATAAAAATAACCACTACAACAGTTTGATTGTAGCCGTTTCTATCGGCGTAGGCATGATTCCGCTGGTGGCTCCTAAGTATTCTCAGTGGATTCCGCATTCTATCCATCCGTTGATTGAATCAGGTATCGTATTGGCATCAATTTGCGCATTGGTGTTGAACGTATTCTTCAACGGTGCCAACGGTGATGAAAAAGCAGCTATTGCTGCGGCAAAAGAGGCAGATGCAGGTTAA
- a CDS encoding ureidoglycolate lyase: protein MKTLPVEPLTKEAFAPFGDVIEIEGSSWFHINNGTTERYHRLGDVQIEGSDGKPVISLARGDAFDTPIEICMLERHPLGSQAWIPFNRTPFVVVVAPNGIDDRPDTSRMRAFYAEGNQGVNYHLGTWHHPLMSFRTRGEFIVVDRAGSAPNCDEVFFEERWLVAGLPDKN, encoded by the coding sequence GTGAAAACCTTACCTGTTGAACCCTTAACTAAAGAAGCTTTTGCACCTTTCGGCGATGTGATTGAAATCGAGGGCAGTAGCTGGTTTCATATCAACAACGGAACTACCGAGCGTTACCACCGTTTGGGGGATGTTCAGATTGAAGGCAGCGATGGCAAACCGGTAATCAGTTTGGCGCGCGGAGATGCGTTTGATACGCCGATTGAAATCTGTATGCTGGAGCGCCATCCTTTGGGATCGCAGGCATGGATTCCGTTCAACCGAACCCCTTTTGTGGTAGTGGTTGCGCCAAACGGTATTGATGACCGCCCGGATACTAGCCGGATGCGTGCGTTTTATGCAGAAGGTAATCAGGGGGTAAATTACCATCTGGGTACTTGGCACCATCCGCTAATGAGTTTTCGTACCCGTGGCGAATTTATTGTAGTTGACCGGGCTGGTAGTGCACCCAACTGTGACGAAGTGTTTTTTGAGGAGCGCTGGTTGGTAGCAGGTTTACCGGATAAAAATTGA
- the gyrA gene encoding DNA gyrase subunit A, whose protein sequence is MTDATVRNDHHFAKETIPISLEDEMRRSYLDYAMSVIVGRALPDVRDGLKPVHRRVLFAMHELKNNWNSAYKKSARIVGDVIGKYHPHGDSAVYDTIVRMAQDFSLRYMLVDGQGNFGSVDGDGAAAMRYTEIRMSRIAHEMLADIEEETVNFGPNYDGSESEPLVLPAKFPSLLVNGSSGIAVGMATNIPPHNLTETINACVALLHNPAMSIEELIQHMPAPDFPTGATIYGLGGVREGYKTGRGRVVMRGKTHIEQIGKNGEREAIIIDEIPYQVNKAKLVEKIGELVRDKVLEGISDLRDESDKSGMRVVIELKRNENAEVVLNQLYKLTQLQDSFGINMVALVDGQPRLLNLKQILSEFLRHRREVVTRRTLFRLKKARHEGHIAEGKAVALSNIDEMIELIKTSADASQAKERLLARPWRSALVEDMLNRADLDLSMARPEGLPVDLGLRGEGYFLSEIQADAILRMSLRNLTGLDQDSIIGDYKNIMAQIIDFLDILAKPERITAIIHNELEEVKSQFGDERRSEINPFGGDIADEDLIPPRDMVVTLTHGGYIKTQPVSDYQAQRRGGRGKQATATKDEDFIESLFVANTHDYLMCFTNFGKCHWIKVYKLPEGGRNSRGRPINNVIQLDDGEKVSAILAVRDFPETEYVFFATAQGMVKKVQLSAFKNVRAQGIKAIALKEGDSLVGVARTGGSDDIMLFSNLGKAIRFNEYWEGGADSEEAEDDIESDIDGEAQDNEEGIESAAPRTNKGVRPSGRGSGGLRGMRLPEDGRIVSLITFAPECEKQQELQVLTATANGYGKRTPIADYSRKGKGGQGNIAINTGERNGELVAATLVAQSDDLMLITSGGVLIRTKVEEIRETGRAAAGVRLINLDEGETLVSLERVAEPEETDEEAASAGEALAADTADTVGNNSDQE, encoded by the coding sequence ATGACCGACGCAACCGTACGAAACGACCATCATTTTGCCAAAGAAACCATCCCCATCAGTTTAGAAGACGAGATGCGCCGCAGCTATTTGGATTACGCGATGAGCGTAATCGTAGGCCGTGCGCTTCCTGATGTGCGTGACGGCTTGAAGCCGGTACACCGCCGCGTGCTTTTTGCCATGCACGAGCTGAAAAATAACTGGAACAGTGCTTATAAGAAATCTGCCCGTATTGTGGGCGACGTTATCGGTAAATACCACCCACATGGCGACAGTGCGGTATACGATACCATTGTGCGTATGGCCCAGGATTTTTCATTGCGCTACATGTTGGTAGACGGCCAGGGAAACTTTGGTTCCGTTGACGGTGACGGTGCTGCGGCAATGCGTTATACCGAAATCCGCATGTCTAGGATTGCCCATGAAATGTTGGCGGATATCGAAGAAGAAACAGTAAATTTCGGGCCGAACTATGATGGAAGCGAAAGCGAACCGTTGGTTTTGCCGGCCAAATTTCCTTCGTTGCTGGTAAACGGATCGTCGGGCATTGCGGTCGGAATGGCTACCAATATCCCGCCGCATAATCTGACCGAAACCATTAATGCCTGTGTAGCCTTGCTGCATAATCCTGCGATGAGTATAGAGGAGCTTATCCAGCATATGCCTGCTCCCGATTTCCCGACAGGGGCAACTATTTACGGTTTGGGCGGTGTGAGGGAGGGTTATAAAACCGGCCGCGGTCGTGTCGTAATGCGCGGTAAAACCCATATCGAACAAATTGGTAAAAACGGCGAGCGCGAAGCCATTATTATCGATGAAATTCCTTATCAGGTTAATAAAGCCAAGCTAGTTGAAAAAATCGGTGAATTGGTTCGGGACAAAGTATTGGAAGGTATTTCCGATCTGCGTGACGAATCGGATAAATCCGGTATGCGCGTCGTTATCGAGCTGAAACGCAATGAAAATGCCGAAGTGGTGTTGAACCAGCTTTACAAACTGACCCAGTTGCAAGACAGTTTCGGCATCAATATGGTGGCGCTGGTTGACGGTCAACCGCGTTTGCTGAATTTGAAGCAGATCTTAAGCGAGTTTTTGCGCCACCGTCGTGAAGTGGTAACCCGCCGCACGCTTTTCCGCTTGAAAAAAGCGCGCCATGAAGGCCATATTGCCGAAGGTAAGGCGGTTGCTTTGTCTAATATCGACGAAATGATCGAGTTAATCAAAACTTCTGCTGATGCTTCGCAGGCTAAAGAGCGCTTATTGGCGCGTCCGTGGCGTTCGGCTTTGGTTGAAGATATGCTGAACCGTGCCGATTTAGATCTGAGTATGGCACGTCCGGAGGGATTGCCTGTTGATCTTGGTTTGCGAGGCGAGGGATATTTTTTAAGTGAGATTCAGGCGGATGCAATTTTGCGTATGAGCCTGCGTAACCTCACTGGCTTGGATCAAGACAGCATTATCGGTGATTATAAAAATATCATGGCTCAGATTATTGATTTTCTGGATATCTTAGCCAAGCCTGAGCGTATTACCGCCATCATTCATAATGAGCTGGAGGAGGTAAAAAGCCAGTTTGGTGATGAGCGGCGTAGTGAAATTAACCCGTTTGGCGGTGATATTGCCGATGAAGATTTGATTCCTCCGCGTGATATGGTGGTGACGCTAACGCATGGCGGTTACATTAAAACCCAACCGGTAAGCGATTATCAGGCACAGCGTCGCGGCGGTAGAGGTAAACAAGCTACTGCTACTAAAGACGAAGACTTCATTGAAAGCCTGTTTGTGGCAAATACCCATGACTATCTGATGTGCTTTACTAATTTTGGTAAATGTCATTGGATTAAGGTTTACAAGTTGCCGGAAGGCGGGCGCAATAGCCGTGGCCGTCCGATTAATAATGTTATCCAATTGGATGACGGTGAAAAAGTCAGCGCAATCTTAGCGGTGCGCGACTTCCCTGAGACCGAGTACGTTTTCTTCGCAACTGCGCAAGGTATGGTGAAAAAAGTACAATTGAGCGCATTTAAAAATGTACGGGCCCAAGGCATAAAAGCCATTGCTCTGAAGGAAGGTGACAGCTTGGTCGGTGTGGCGCGTACCGGCGGCAGCGATGACATCATGCTGTTCTCAAATCTCGGTAAGGCCATTCGTTTTAACGAGTATTGGGAGGGTGGTGCAGACAGTGAAGAAGCTGAAGACGATATTGAAAGTGATATTGACGGTGAAGCCCAAGATAACGAGGAAGGTATTGAGAGTGCCGCTCCTCGAACCAACAAAGGTGTTCGCCCATCTGGTCGTGGCAGCGGTGGTTTGCGTGGTATGCGTTTGCCGGAAGACGGCCGTATCGTGAGCTTGATTACTTTTGCTCCCGAATGTGAAAAACAGCAAGAATTGCAAGTATTGACTGCTACGGCTAATGGTTACGGCAAGCGTACGCCGATTGCAGATTACAGCCGCAAAGGTAAGGGCGGACAAGGAAATATTGCAATTAATACGGGAGAACGTAACGGCGAATTGGTGGCAGCGACATTGGTGGCTCAAAGTGATGATCTGATGCTGATTACCAGTGGCGGTGTGTTGATCCGTACTAAAGTGGAAGAAATCCGTGAAACCGGCCGTGCCGCAGCAGGTGTGCGCTTGATTAATTTGGATGAGGGCGAAACGTTGGTGAGCTTGGAACGAGTGGCTGAACCGGAAGAAACTGACGAAGAAGCCGCGAGTGCCGGTGAAGCTCTTGCTGCTGATACGGCGGATACCGTTGGAAATAACAGTGATCAAGAATAA
- a CDS encoding extracellular solute-binding protein, protein MKKSVLSALTLLALAACGGNSETATTPTTPASGGDASAVTTSALPETDTLNIYNWSNYVDESTVEDFKKANNLKLTYDLYENNETLEAKILTGKSGYDLVVPGIAFLPRQIGAGAYQKINKDLIPNYKNIDPKLLEMMQVADPGNEYAVPYFSGVNTLAITAKGKEALGGQLPENGWDLLFKPEYTSKLKGCGIALWDTPSEMFPIVLNYLGKDPKGSNADDIKAAAEVLQAIRPDIKRFSPSVIDELARGDVCLAAGNGGDLNMAKARSEEVKNNVGIEVLTPKGMGFWIESWLIPADAKNVANAHKYINYTLDADIAAKNGNFVTFAPASLPAREKMDPALVATRSIFPNEQDMKDGFVMPQMSDDAKKLTVNLWQKIKVGTH, encoded by the coding sequence ATGAAAAAATCCGTATTGAGCGCGCTCACCCTGCTGGCATTGGCAGCTTGCGGCGGCAACAGCGAGACTGCCACCACCCCGACCACTCCGGCAAGCGGTGGGGATGCAAGTGCCGTTACAACCTCTGCCCTGCCCGAAACAGACACCCTCAATATCTATAACTGGTCAAACTATGTTGACGAAAGCACCGTAGAAGACTTCAAAAAAGCCAATAACTTGAAGCTAACCTACGATCTGTATGAAAACAACGAAACACTTGAAGCCAAAATACTGACCGGAAAATCAGGTTATGACCTAGTGGTTCCAGGTATCGCCTTCCTGCCCCGCCAGATTGGCGCAGGTGCCTACCAAAAAATTAATAAAGATCTGATTCCTAATTATAAAAATATCGATCCGAAGCTTTTGGAAATGATGCAGGTTGCCGACCCCGGTAACGAATATGCCGTTCCTTATTTCTCGGGCGTAAACACTTTGGCTATTACCGCCAAAGGTAAAGAAGCTTTAGGCGGACAATTGCCTGAAAACGGCTGGGATCTGCTTTTCAAACCGGAATACACCAGCAAACTCAAAGGCTGTGGCATCGCTTTATGGGATACTCCTAGCGAGATGTTCCCCATCGTGCTGAACTATCTCGGCAAAGATCCGAAAGGCAGCAATGCGGATGATATCAAAGCAGCAGCTGAGGTATTGCAAGCCATTCGCCCGGATATCAAACGTTTCAGCCCTTCGGTTATTGATGAATTGGCCCGTGGTGATGTGTGCTTGGCAGCAGGAAACGGCGGTGACCTGAATATGGCAAAAGCACGCTCGGAAGAAGTAAAAAATAATGTAGGCATTGAAGTATTGACGCCGAAAGGCATGGGCTTCTGGATTGAATCCTGGCTGATTCCCGCAGATGCAAAAAACGTAGCGAATGCGCATAAATATATTAACTATACATTAGATGCCGATATTGCTGCCAAAAACGGTAATTTTGTAACTTTCGCTCCTGCAAGTCTTCCTGCCCGCGAAAAAATGGATCCGGCTCTCGTTGCCACCCGCTCTATTTTCCCTAACGAGCAAGATATGAAAGATGGTTTCGTTATGCCGCAAATGAGCGATGATGCGAAAAAACTGACCGTAAACCTGTGGCAAAAAATTAAAGTGGGCACCCACTAA
- the rpsT gene encoding 30S ribosomal protein S20, whose protein sequence is MANSAQARKRARQAIKNRAHNASLRTAFRTAVKKVLKAVESGDKAAAQSVYRESVKVMDRIADKGVFHKNKAARHKSRLSAKIKALA, encoded by the coding sequence ATGGCCAATAGCGCACAAGCCCGTAAACGTGCCCGCCAAGCAATCAAAAACCGCGCCCACAACGCCAGCTTGCGTACCGCTTTCCGTACTGCGGTTAAAAAAGTATTGAAAGCCGTTGAATCAGGTGACAAAGCTGCTGCCCAATCTGTATACCGCGAGTCTGTAAAAGTAATGGACCGTATTGCCGATAAAGGCGTTTTCCACAAAAACAAAGCGGCACGTCATAAAAGCCGTCTGTCTGCAAAAATTAAAGCTTTGGCTTAA